The following nucleotide sequence is from Scheffersomyces stipitis CBS 6054 chromosome 4, complete sequence.
AAGCTCTGCCTCTGGTAGTTTATGCTTGACAGTTCCGAGAATGTCATCAACAGTTGGAAGTGCAGCCAACAGCTTAGCACTCTTGCATAGGGATTCTGCGTAATCAACAAGGGAATCAAACCTTGACTTATTTTCGCTATTATAGACattattcaatttgttgttgtttttAATGAGATCTCGCACCTTACAGTAGACCACATTTTGATGTTCAAACAGATCCAAATTGTCTACTTTAGTTTGGCCCAAGATTTCGTCTGCCTTGATAAGCAAGTATGCAAGAAGTTCGTTTCTTGAAGACAATCTTTTGTGTATGTCTTCATTTTCCGTAGCCAATTCTGGCGaaacaacaaattcaaagtCTTTAGAGAATTCAGCAGAAACAATCATTTCAAACAAAACACCTATCCATTCTATAAGTTGAATATACTCAAAATCGtgtttcaacttcaactccaatCTTGGATACAAATCACATCTTATGCCTAAGCCGTCATCGTTTCTTAAAGCACTCGCTATGACTAGCCATAAGTATATCTGAAAATTTAAACCAAGCTCCTGTATCAACGGCTTAAAGAGTTTCACAAGAAGGGGATTGAACTTGAGctttccttctttgctTGATATCTTATCATTGTTGTatatcaagttgttcttgaaaacaagTTGAGTCGCAAGCACCTCGTCTCCACTAAAATGGTCTGACAGTTTATGTGGAATGTCCGATATCGATTTGATATACCGCACAGCCTTGTTGTACTTAATGGCAGATTCACTTGAGCTATCCCCATACTTATAAATATGGTCCAAATCAGATTTCCGGATCTTCTTGTACgttttcaagttgtttAACAACTGAGTACTTGTTATTATAGACTCCAAATCAGTTTGTATTTCTGCCAAATGCTTAAGCATCTTTTCTGATAACTCTGAAATATCTTCCTCATCACCATCGTCAAATTCATCATCCTCTATATGGCACCAATAGTTGTCATAGAGCCAGTTCAAAGCCCTGGTACAGGCTATTCTCAACATGACAAGGGAAGGAAGACTCTCATGTGTTCCCATGTGTCGCAATTCGACAAAAAATCCTGGTAAACCGAGATTCTTCGCCAACTGATGTAGGGGAATTGCGAAATTGGCCTTTTGAAACGGATCCAAGAGTCCATTCACAAACCTGATAATAGCCATAGTGTAAGACATCTGAAGTATATTAGAGTCCTTGGCTCCACGATCATCTTCTAAACAtattgaagtcaagaatGAGGTTGCTTCGATGCCGTGTGGTAACCTACCACGTGATCCCAAGGCTCTTACTCTCTGAATGGCTCGAAATCGAAAATCTCGTCCAGCCTCAACATCAAAGTTGTAGAACCAATCCTTGAGAATCTTTAAGTCCTCAACTGTCTTATAGGAGACAACCACAGGGTTCCCTTTCTTGGACTTCCGAGGAGCCATTATGAGACATAAGGTTTAAGGGAGATATTGGTAGCTTTGACggtgaaaagttgaatcAATGAGATTTCTAGTTCTTGCTTGCGATGGTCAAGAGTGATCACATGATCAAAAATCATGTGCAACTTTTGATAGCTCGGGTATTTTCCATACATTTGAGAGCATGGAAGAAATCACCGAAGCCCAAGAGGGCGTCTTTGTGTTGTAGAAGCTGAGAGAATTTGGTTGGGGAAATCACAACATTTATACCCACATATTGGAAAtattggaaagaaagaactGCAAATTCCTGTTGATactttttcaatcttgtGTAGATCTCTTGATCTAAGAGACGTGCTTCTTCACTAGTACGGTCGTGTAACCTTCCATCTTAGCTTTAACTCTCACGTGAAGTCGAAAAGTACCATGATAATGCCGATGTTCCTGTACTGATAATTATACGACAAATTATCATGTGCTTTAAGAACAATATTAGTGGACAGGAAAGTTGGAGATACGAAAGACTAGCAGGGCAGAAGAGACACGTgaaaatacaatcacaaGCCAAGTCCACATTCTTGGAGGAGAAAACCAGTAGCTATACGTTTTTGTATATCTCCATATATGAAATTATATTGCCGTCTTTGTGCCACACCACGACACTTAACGAGCTAGCCATATCCTTCACGAATCAGAGTGGAGTGCAGCCGAGTACACTTTGCCCCGCAGAATATCTCAGATTATGAAAGAGGAATTTCACTACTTAATGAAATAAAAATCCGTCTTCACTATATATCCACCtacaacaatttgaaaagtgTAGAGTATTTCCGGGAGATCCCATAATAACTGTTGCTTCCAACCCTCTACATTTGCATATTTATTCATTTGAACAGTTCGCTTGAAGGCTATTCTAAACATTGTCACAACTTCATTCTCTTATAAAGCAGGTTCGTTTTTCAGAGAATTTGATACATTTTTGTCATATTTGTCACTAAACACGTTACACCATGGACCAACTCGAAGAGAAGTACAACCGTGGATTTCGCCATATTGAGGATTTCGAGGAAGCCTTCAGAGTGGTCAgggttgaagaagatcgCTACGTAGGCGCCCATCGCTTGGAATTACCTATGATAGGAGCCAGAGGTGTCTATGGTGGGCACACGGCTGCTCAGTCGCTCTTGGTGGGTATTCGATGCGTTCGGGATGATCCTTCCAGAGCGGACTTTCTTCCGGAGCTGTTTCATATGTACTTTATTGCTGCGGGGGATCCGAGGGTTCCTATGAGCTACGAGGTTGCAAAGCTATACGACGACGAGAACATGTCGAAACGGTCTATTAAGGTTATTCAGAAAGGTAGAGTGAGAAGCAATGTGCTTGTCACCATGGTAAAGCCTGGATACAAGACGCAGAAGGCAGTAGATATCGCCATGCCTGTGCCTCCGCTCCAGCTCAAATACCCGGATCCAAACAAATTGTACCAGGTTCACCACACCGGATATGTGAGAAATGCCTATAGCGACGAATTTGTAGACTACTCATTGTGTCCCGAGGAAGATGCGTTGTATCCAGCAGAAAGGTGGATTACGGTTTTCAGCGGTATTCGGAATCAGCCTGAACCAGGAAAGGAGAACGAATTCGATGAGTTAGAAGAGGTAATAGTCGACTCTAAAGGCAAAGAGATGAAGTCTACAAAGAAAATCATGAGACCTCACAACCAGCAATCTTTCAAAGACCCTACGAATAACTACGTAGCTCTAGCAGATCTTTCCGACTCAGCTTTGTTAACCACAATGGCCAGAGTCTTACACTTGCCTTGGAATCCTACAGAGGACCATCcttttgaagagattgacCACTCCAAGAATGCTATGTCGATCATGCCAATTACGCTTAATGCCCTTCATTTATTCCACTACAACGCCATGTCTCTCGACCACCATATCTACTTCCACAACGATAACATCGGCGAAGACATCAAGTCGTACGACGCGGTCAAGGATTGGCTTTGTTTAACCTACCAGATGACTAGACACCGTAACAGCAGAACTCTTGTGCGCGGTTTCATGTACAACAAGAAACACCAATGTGTGGCTACCATTATCCAGGAGGGATTGACCATCATGCACGATAGTGTCCCGGAGAAGGTAAAGTTGTGAAGGGACAAGTGAGACTCAATAAGTAGACTTCTTCTAATATAGCTTATATATGGTTCtggtcacgtgaatatctacaatttgGCGATATCCGACCTCATCAGAACGAGTCCAGGAGAATCTGGCTTTAGCACTGTTTATTGACGAAACGCATTAATACAAAGATTCAGAACAGTCGCAGCAAGCGTGTAGTATATGGTGCAATACGATTTACGAGGCTAGAGACTTCATCAAGGAATATCTCGTCATTTCAGACAATGACTGGTATAGCCCCAGCTGACGATAATTCACTGGGTGCTTGAGAGCACGTGACTCGTATGTACGGAAGTGGCGAGAGCAATTGTGCTCTCACTTTCGGCACATCTCCGCACACCCAGATGTTTCTATGGAGGAATCATACGAGCAGAGAACCTCGGATCTTCGGGGCtatttcttttgtttcgATTTAAATCCACGGCAGGGTTTGTATGCTCTCAATATATAAAGAAGCGAATATAACGATAAGAGAAAATGGGgtttttcttctgattttATATAGTTGACTGATAGACAAAAGTATTGATAGTTCACTTCGATACAGAGTACATTGTGAGgatcaattgaaaaatagaTACTGAATTTGAGAGCTTGGTTATCAGTTCTACACTCAGATAAGGCTTTGAATTTTGATAAACAACCATcataaatttttcagcctAAGCTTTCGTTAGAAAATTTCGTCGAGATTTTTTCGATAAGAATACAAACACTTCAATCGTAATTCCAAAGCCTTcacatttttcacagtTCAAGATGGCAGAAGTTTCCGCCAGGACTGAAGCAACCCacagattgaagaagaatttttcTGTTCGTCAAGTCTCTGGGCCAGACAGCAGTGTTTTAGAGTATGAAGGGCTAGTTCCATTGCTGAAACCAGCTCCTACTTCCAGAGGTGTATACGGAGGAAACTTGTGTGCACAAGCTTTGGTTGTGGCTATGGAATCTGTTTCAGCCTCCGAGGACTTCGTTCCTCATTCGTTGCATTCGTACTTTGTCAAGGCTGGTGTCGACTCTGTTCCCTGTTCCTTCCAAGtcgaaaagttgaacgaCGGTAAGAATTTTGCTAATAGACTTATCAGAGTATTACAGAATGGAGAGTTGAAGTATATTGTCATGGTCAGTTTAACCAAGAGGAACTCTATCGACAAAGCTAGAAAGGAATAcgtcaacaacaacaagaagccATTTCCGTTTGAATTCCAGACATCCGTTTCACCTACGTTCTACAAGTATAAGGCTAGCGAACTTGAGGTTAACCGAGGCTTTGATCACAGCGGCTTGTTAGAACATAAGTTCCCACCCAATTTTGTGGATCACGAGTTGAGCGCTGACGAGCACTTGAAGTCACCTGGTGAACGTGACATCTCCTTCTATATCAGGTTAAgggaagaagagaaattgGAGAGCAAATACAGATATGCTGGTTTCGGCATGCTAAGTGACTCAGTCTATTTGACGGCTTTGTCACGGGTCTTGCATTTGCCCAAGTTACCCAGTGGATTGCCCATTAGTCCTACTGGAGGAAAAGAACCCTACTTTTTCTCTGTATCATTGGACCATTCTATCTACTTCCACGATGACAACTTCGATCCCACAGAGTGGTCGTTTGTCAACTTCAGGGCTCCTAGATTCAGCAACAATAGAGTGTTGTTGCAGGCTGGTTACTACGACAAAAAGGGCAAGTTGTACGCCTCGATTGTTCAAGAGGGATTGGTATTTTTCAAGGAGGGTGTGGAGCACAAGGCCAAGTTATAGAGTAGGGTATTTATCCAGAATATTTATTAGTATGCGAAGAAAATGGCGGAACGTAGAATAGAGAGATTGAAGAGTAGATAATTTTTGGAATAAAAAGCATAGTCAATAGAGAATAAAGTAGAGAATTGGAAGGGTAATACAGAATTCTCCAATGGGCACCCATATATGTACATCAATTCTAGaagcagaagcagaagcagGAGCTgaagcagaaacagaagctgaaaaaaaCGGTATTTGGCTTTTAATTGCGTTCCTGTGAATTGAGTATTTCTGGCTTAATCAGCAATCCGTCAAGTGATGTGGCCAGTAGGGGCAACTTCATATGCTTTTCTATACGATTCTGTATGCGATGAGATGATCCATGTGAAAGTGCAGACTAAGGCGCGATAACTAATTATCACCTTTTGGGTGCGAAAGTGAGAGCACGAGCCGTCAAATGATCCCGCCAGCTTGCCATCAGCTGTTAGACTAGAGAATGCCGAATACTCTGTTAGACACACAAGCTGTAGCTAGGAATGGTTCAGATTGTGAAGAGCTCGGGAAAAAAGACAATTTTTGGGAGCTGTCGGAGCTTCAGAACTCCGAGAAGACCCCATCTTAACTTCAGCTCACACCAGCATTGTAGATCTGACTTTGTAGATACCTCCAGGCTCCTCCATGTTAGTCTCCTACGCCATGGCCATACGCAACTGTTCCTCCGTGGCTAGCTCCTACGCTCCGTGCATTTCTCCACTATAACTCTTCGGTGCATCTTAGTGTACAAAGCCATTTGTGATAAGCCCGTCCTCTTTAACCGAGGTTATCAACTGTGGTGCAGGTTTACGGTGGCAGGGTGTGAACCTCTGGCACTATATAATCTGGCCCAGAGTCGTCTTTGAATTAAGCTTCCTATGTGCTGCTACTTATCAGATACTTGCCAGATTCTCATCTCATAATTGTGGACGTTTATTGTTCttcgaatttttcattgcTCATCGCTCCATTTTCTAGTTTGAATCGTGCAGATCATCCTCGGCTTATAATTTGTCGTACCTCTTAGAAATCCACCAGATTCCAGTAGAAGTGATCCAAACTTATTGATAAGACCAATTTTCCTTACATATACCAATATCCATATATCCGTCAAGCAGCAAAGCTCTGACACCATTCCAAGACTTAATTACAACATACATACACAATGGT
It contains:
- a CDS encoding cell morphogenesis, cytoskeletal regulation and bud formation → MAPRKSKKGNPVVVSYKTVEDLKILKDWFYNFDVEAGRDFRFRAIQRVRALGSRGRLPHGIEATSFLTSICLEDDRGAKDSNILQMSYTMAIIRFVNGLLDPFQKANFAIPLHQLAKNLGLPGFFVELRHMGTHESLPSLVMLRIACTRALNWLYDNYWCHIEDDEFDDGDEEDISELSEKMLKHLAEIQTDLESIITSTQLLNNLKTYKKIRKSDLDHIYKYGDSSSESAIKYNKAVRYIKSISDIPHKSSDHFSGDEVLATQLVFKNNLIYNNDKISSKEGKLKFNPLLVKLFKPLIQELGLNFQIYLWLVIASALRNDDGLGIRCDLYPRLELKLKHDFEYIQLIEWIGVLFEMIVSAEFSKDFEFVVSPELATENEDIHKRFAKSLAALPTVDDILGTPVTDKPPKIYILEPHSDWEPTPFGTFV
- a CDS encoding palmitoyl-CoA hydrolase, with amino-acid sequence MAEVSARTEATHRLKKNFSVRQVSGPDSSVLEYEGLVPLSKPAPTSRGVYGGNLCAQALVVAMESVSASEDFVPHSLHSYFVKAGVDSVPCSFQVEKLNDGKNFANRLIRVLQNGELKYIVMVSLTKRNSIDKARKEYVNNNKKPFPFEFQTSVSPTFYKYKASELEVNRGFDHSGLLEHKFPPNFVDHELSADEHLKSPGERDISFYIRLREEEKLESKYRYAGFGMLSDSVYLTALSRVLHLPKLPSGLPISPTGGKEPYFFSVSLDHSIYFHDDNFDPTEWSFVNFRAPRFSNNRVLLQAGYYDKKGKLYASIVQEGLVFFKEGVEHKAKL
- a CDS encoding peroxisomal acyl-CoA thioesterase, whose amino-acid sequence is MDQLEEKYNRGFRHIEDFEEAFRVVRVEEDRYVGAHRLELPMIGARGVYGGHTAAQSLLVGIRCVRDDPSRADFLPESFHMYFIAAGDPRVPMSYEVAKLYDDENMSKRSIKVIQKGRVRSNVLVTMVKPGYKTQKAVDIAMPVPPLQLKYPDPNKLYQVHHTGYVRNAYSDEFVDYSLCPEEDALYPAERWITKIMRPHNQQSFKDPTNNYVALADLSDSALLTTMARVLHLPWNPTEDHPFEEIDHSKNAMSIMPITLNALHLFHYNAMSLDHHIYFHNDNIGEDIKSYDAVKDWLCLTYQMTRHRNSRTLVRGFMYNKKHQCVATIIQEGLTIMHDSVPEKVKL